A window of Ignavibacteriales bacterium contains these coding sequences:
- a CDS encoding sodium:proton antiporter, which produces MNDFTVNVPLFAAIPFLLMLLSIAIFPLLWNRFWEKNKNKLIVAFVLSVPVVIYLLSAGLGEKLFETILFDYVPFIILLGALYTITGGIFLDGDIEATPSVNSLFLIIGAVIASLMGTTGAAMLLIRALIHTNKERKFKVHTILFFIAVVANCGGLLTPLGDPPLFMMYLRGAHFTWFLKLFPEWFVTNLFLVTICFLIDTYYYKKEPAEAVESDRTVIRPIKISGKINFIWLVGVIVAVAFLNEQYLPFIKSNHYYKFIREGIILAMAIFSLVFTTKVTRESNNFTWEPIKEVGYLFLGIFITMVPCLLYLEYNAKSLGVILPQQFYYYSGLLSSFLDNTPTAVTFHSLALGLGINSGNIVAGIPEEILKAISVGSVFFGSMTYIGNGPNFMVKAVAEENNIKMPSFFAYIYGFSLLILLPVFIIIQLLFVN; this is translated from the coding sequence ATGAACGATTTTACTGTTAATGTTCCTCTGTTTGCTGCTATTCCTTTTCTCTTAATGCTTCTTTCTATAGCAATCTTTCCTTTGCTCTGGAATCGTTTTTGGGAAAAGAATAAAAACAAACTCATTGTGGCTTTCGTTCTTAGCGTTCCCGTTGTGATATATCTTTTAAGCGCTGGGTTAGGAGAAAAACTTTTTGAAACTATTCTGTTTGATTACGTGCCCTTTATAATTCTGCTTGGTGCACTATATACCATTACGGGCGGAATTTTTTTAGATGGAGACATTGAAGCAACTCCTTCTGTAAATTCGTTGTTTCTGATCATCGGTGCTGTCATTGCCTCGTTAATGGGAACGACCGGTGCAGCAATGCTTCTTATACGCGCTCTTATTCACACCAACAAAGAAAGAAAATTCAAAGTCCACACTATTTTATTTTTCATAGCTGTAGTAGCTAACTGCGGAGGATTATTAACTCCGCTCGGAGATCCGCCGTTGTTTATGATGTATCTTCGCGGCGCTCATTTTACATGGTTTCTAAAATTATTCCCCGAGTGGTTTGTTACTAATCTGTTTCTCGTAACTATTTGTTTTTTAATTGATACATATTACTACAAAAAAGAGCCGGCGGAAGCGGTTGAATCAGATCGCACGGTTATAAGACCAATTAAAATTTCCGGAAAGATAAATTTTATCTGGCTCGTCGGAGTTATCGTTGCTGTAGCTTTTTTGAACGAACAATATCTTCCTTTCATAAAAAGTAATCATTATTATAAATTTATCCGCGAAGGCATTATTCTTGCGATGGCTATTTTTTCTTTAGTGTTTACAACCAAGGTAACAAGGGAATCAAACAATTTTACTTGGGAACCGATTAAAGAAGTCGGTTATTTATTTCTTGGTATTTTTATAACAATGGTTCCATGTTTGTTGTACCTTGAATACAACGCAAAGTCTCTTGGTGTAATTTTACCTCAACAATTTTATTACTATTCCGGATTGTTAAGTAGTTTTTTAGATAATACTCCAACTGCGGTAACATTTCATTCTCTTGCTCTGGGCTTAGGAATAAATTCTGGAAATATCGTTGCCGGAATACCGGAAGAGATTCTTAAAGCAATTTCTGTTGGTTCAGTTTTCTTCGGCAGTATGACTTACATCGGCAATGGTCCAAATTTCATGGTGAAGGCGGTGGCTGAAGAGAACAATATAAAAATGCCAAGCTTCTTCGCATATATTTATGGCTTCTCCCTTTTGATTCTTCTTCCGGTGTTTATAATTATTCAGCTTCTTTTTGTTAATTAG
- the mscL gene encoding large-conductance mechanosensitive channel protein MscL, whose protein sequence is MKLVQEFKTFAMKGNVVDMAVGIIIGAAFGKIVTSLVSDVIMPPIGLLLGGIDFSKLSVSLAYGVTIKYGLFINTIIDFIIIAFAIFMMIKGINRLRKTEEVRPAPKEEVLLLTQIRDLLKK, encoded by the coding sequence ATGAAACTCGTTCAAGAATTTAAAACATTCGCAATGAAGGGTAACGTCGTTGATATGGCTGTAGGAATTATTATCGGTGCGGCATTCGGTAAGATAGTTACTTCACTAGTGTCGGATGTGATAATGCCTCCTATCGGCTTGCTGTTGGGCGGTATAGATTTTAGCAAACTTTCTGTCTCTTTGGCTTATGGCGTTACTATTAAATACGGATTGTTCATTAATACAATAATTGATTTTATCATTATTGCCTTTGCTATTTTTATGATGATAAAAGGAATAAACCGTTTAAGGAAAACAGAAGAAGTAAGGCCTGCACCCAAAGAAGAGGTTTTGCTGTTGACTCAAATAAGAGATCTTCTCAAAAAGTAA